A portion of the Polycladomyces subterraneus genome contains these proteins:
- a CDS encoding urease accessory protein UreF encodes MGNRLLSLLQFCDSNFPSGAFSHSFGLETYIQEGRVKDKETFARWLRAYLDRQLVYADGLACRIAYEAIDQNRFEELWRLDRLMTVQNLPRESREAGRRMGERMIRLGNDLFSLPLLTEYRERIRAKQSFGHPAVAFAIIVYHLQIPKEEGVLSFLYTSMATLVQNGVRGIPLGQTDGQRLLLELQPHLILAAEQIQLLHPEDLGAVSPGLEIAQMRHERLHVRLFMS; translated from the coding sequence GGGCGCTTTTTCCCACTCTTTCGGGTTGGAAACGTACATCCAGGAGGGACGGGTGAAAGATAAGGAGACGTTTGCTCGTTGGTTGCGGGCCTATTTGGACAGACAATTGGTTTATGCCGACGGGTTGGCCTGCCGAATTGCCTATGAAGCGATCGATCAAAACCGGTTCGAGGAGCTTTGGCGGTTGGATCGGTTGATGACTGTGCAAAACTTGCCACGGGAATCCCGAGAAGCGGGTCGGCGCATGGGGGAGCGGATGATCCGGTTGGGGAACGATCTGTTTTCCCTGCCGCTGCTTACGGAATATCGGGAAAGAATACGCGCCAAACAATCATTCGGACATCCGGCAGTGGCGTTTGCGATAATCGTCTATCATCTGCAAATCCCGAAAGAAGAGGGAGTCTTGTCGTTTTTGTATACAAGCATGGCTACGCTGGTTCAAAACGGGGTACGCGGCATTCCGTTGGGGCAGACCGACGGGCAGCGTCTCCTGCTCGAGTTGCAACCACATCTGATCCTAGCGGCGGAACAAATCCAATTGTTGCATCCGGAGGATCTCGGTGCCGTTTCTCCGGGATTGGAGATTGCGCAAATGCGGCACGAACGCTTGCATGTACGCCTCTTCATGTCATGA